In Dioscorea cayenensis subsp. rotundata cultivar TDr96_F1 chromosome 11, TDr96_F1_v2_PseudoChromosome.rev07_lg8_w22 25.fasta, whole genome shotgun sequence, a single genomic region encodes these proteins:
- the LOC120271562 gene encoding uncharacterized protein LOC120271562, with protein sequence MTTYGVGFFYFTFILRRDSERRVINERAFARYELQRDIIDSLIKSGDNNCIWELRMCTNTFAHLCEVLRVRGGLVQLGRVTIEEQVIVFLNILAHHTKNRSIQIRFSRSGQTISRYCYRVLAAVLRLQDELFVKPQPILENSGKSKWKWFKGCLGALDGTYIAVTPNVADRPRYRTRKGGLRCFGLLKKRWGILRSPLFYPIRTQSRMILACCLLHNFICINMVVDPEEFTPLANNEMAIGEEPLVGTVEPSNEWTEKRDNLAQEMWHDFRRRREH encoded by the exons ATGACAACGTATGGGGTTggcttcttttattttacttttattttgagaaGGGATAGTGAGAGAAGGGTTATAAATGAAAGAGCTTTTGCTAGATATGAGTTACAAAGAGATATAATAGATTCCCTTATTAAGTCAGGTGATAATAATTGTATATGGGAATTAAGAATGTGCACAAACACATTTGCACATCTTTGTGAGGTCCTAAGGGTACGAGGAGGCTTGGTGCAACTTGGTAGAGTTACAATTGAGGAGcaagttattgtttttttaaatatactagCTCACCACACAAAGAACAGGAGTATTCAAATAAGGTTCTCTAGATCGGGTCAAACTATTAGTAGATATTGTTATAGGGTCTTAGCTGCTGTTTTAAGGTTACAAGATGAATTATTTGTCAAGCCACAACCAATTCTAGAAAATAGCGGCAAAAGCAAATGGAAATGGTTCAAG GGATGTTTAGGTGCCTTAGATGGTACTTATATAGCGGTAACACCAAATGTAGCCGATAGACCTAGGTATCGAACAAGGAAAGGTGGACTT AGATGTTTTGGGCTTTTGAAGAAACGATGGGGTATACTTAGGAGTCCTTTATTTTACCCCATAAGAACACAAAGTCGAATGATTTTAGCATGTTGTTTACtacacaattttatttgtatcaaCATGGTGGTAGATCCTGAGGAATTCACCCCACTTGCAAATAATGAGATGGCAATAGGCGAAGAACCACTAGTCGGAACTGTTGAACCAAGTAATGAGTGGACTGAAAAGAGAGATAACCTTGCACAAGAAATGTGGCATGATTTTAGGCGTAGGCGTGAACACTAG